The following proteins are encoded in a genomic region of Iodidimonas sp. SYSU 1G8:
- a CDS encoding arsenate reductase ArsC produces MHAETIPYNVLFLCTGNSARSIMAEAIMNRLGQERFRAYSAGSQPRDQVHPLTLSLLKSLNHPTDGLRSKSWDEFAAPDAPKMDFVFTVCDSAAAEVCPVWPGQPMSAHWGIPDPTAVGGTDAQKHLAFADTYRQLSNRISIFVSLPIRSLDKIALQKRLDEIGRPLSAAS; encoded by the coding sequence ATGCACGCCGAGACCATCCCCTACAACGTGCTGTTCCTGTGTACCGGCAATTCCGCCCGTTCCATCATGGCGGAGGCGATCATGAACCGCCTTGGCCAGGAGCGCTTTCGCGCCTATAGCGCCGGCAGCCAGCCGAGAGACCAGGTCCATCCCTTGACCCTATCGCTGCTGAAATCGCTGAATCATCCGACCGACGGGTTGCGGTCGAAGTCGTGGGACGAGTTCGCCGCCCCGGACGCGCCGAAGATGGATTTCGTTTTCACGGTATGCGACAGCGCGGCTGCGGAAGTGTGCCCGGTCTGGCCGGGACAGCCGATGAGCGCCCATTGGGGAATACCCGACCCGACGGCCGTCGGAGGAACCGACGCACAGAAGCACCTGGCCTTCGCCGACACGTACCGGCAACTGAGCAACCGGATTTCGATCTTCGTCAGCCTGCCCATACGCTCGCTCGACAAGATCGCGCTGCAGAAACGGCTCGACGAGATCGGCCGCCCGCTGTCCGCGGCGTCGTGA
- a CDS encoding autoinducer binding domain-containing protein, with protein MMIVGDFFAASAQTRNREDLLTAFRGAMAHIGYETLHYFCYPSPSTRGPLADLVQFSMLPTDWIAHYDAEKYEEIDPLGDRVVHTRAPFTWAEAIASLDLSRRQKALMDDIRDAGLWDGITVPVHGPFGQVAGVALARGAAVGVTSEAVHIARVLSIQFHQAYTALEELTEAPVSALTARERDVLLRLTEGLNNAEAAARMGVTEHSVKFHVQNVCRKLNVNSRVAAVVKAIRLGLIVP; from the coding sequence ATGATGATCGTCGGCGATTTCTTCGCCGCGTCGGCCCAGACGCGCAACCGCGAGGATCTGCTGACGGCGTTTCGCGGCGCGATGGCGCATATCGGCTACGAAACACTGCATTATTTCTGTTATCCCAGCCCATCGACCCGCGGCCCTCTCGCCGACCTCGTGCAGTTCAGCATGCTGCCGACCGACTGGATCGCCCATTACGACGCCGAGAAATATGAAGAGATCGATCCGCTCGGCGACCGGGTCGTGCATACGAGGGCGCCGTTCACCTGGGCGGAAGCCATCGCCAGTCTAGACCTGTCGCGCCGCCAGAAGGCGCTGATGGACGATATCAGGGATGCCGGTCTGTGGGATGGAATCACGGTACCGGTGCACGGTCCGTTCGGCCAGGTCGCCGGCGTCGCCTTAGCGCGCGGCGCGGCCGTGGGCGTGACGAGCGAAGCCGTGCATATCGCGCGGGTGCTGTCGATCCAGTTTCATCAGGCCTATACGGCGCTGGAAGAGCTGACGGAAGCGCCCGTGTCGGCGCTGACGGCGCGCGAGCGCGACGTCCTGCTGCGGCTGACAGAAGGCCTGAACAACGCCGAAGCCGCCGCCCGCATGGGCGTGACCGAACACAGCGTGAAATTCCACGTGCAGAACGTGTGCCGCAAGCTGAACGTCAATTCCCGGGTGGCGGCCGTGGTGAAGGCGATCCGCCTGGGCCTGATCGTGCCCTGA
- a CDS encoding host attachment protein yields the protein MSRWSMGAHHKGAGTGHHASAANPDGHIHDEDAHVAAVAGWLNREARAGRIASLVVIAPPRALGEMRRHYSGPLDAVLLKELPKDLVGQKGSALLAALRA from the coding sequence TTGTCGCGCTGGTCGATGGGCGCGCATCACAAGGGCGCCGGCACGGGCCACCATGCCAGCGCCGCCAATCCCGACGGCCATATCCATGACGAGGACGCCCATGTGGCCGCGGTCGCGGGCTGGCTGAACCGCGAGGCGCGGGCGGGCAGGATCGCCAGCCTCGTCGTCATCGCGCCGCCCCGGGCGCTGGGCGAAATGCGCCGCCATTACAGCGGGCCACTGGACGCCGTGCTGCTCAAGGAACTGCCGAAGGATCTCGTCGGCCAGAAGGGCTCGGCGCTCCTCGCGGCGCTGCGGGCGTAG
- the arsB gene encoding ACR3 family arsenite efflux transporter, translated as MTDDIAAPSEAEPVLGLFERYLSLWVAICIVAGLTLGTLLPGLFGVLAGLEYASVNFVVAVLIWAMVYPMMVAVDFSSLRHIGDRPKGLILTLAVNWLIKPFTMAALGVLFFEYVFADLIAPADAQQYLAGLILLGAAPCTAMVFVWSQLTRGDPTYTLVQVSVNDVVMIFAFAPIVALLLGVTDLIVPWETLLLSVGLYIIVPLAAGALTRRWLLGHAPASDEETAVGRFTAAVKPFSVIGLLATVVLLFGFQGQVIIDRPLVIALIAVPLLIQSYGIFALTYAAAYAWRVPFNIAAPCALIGTSNFFELAVAVAISLFGLQSGAALATVVGVLVEVPVMLSLVAFANRTRGRYQARRASTS; from the coding sequence ATGACCGATGATATCGCGGCGCCCTCCGAGGCCGAACCCGTGCTGGGCCTGTTCGAGCGCTATCTCAGCCTGTGGGTGGCGATCTGCATCGTCGCCGGGCTGACGCTCGGCACTCTGTTGCCGGGCCTCTTCGGTGTTCTCGCCGGCCTCGAATACGCGTCCGTCAACTTCGTGGTGGCGGTGCTGATCTGGGCGATGGTGTACCCGATGATGGTGGCGGTCGACTTCTCCAGCCTGCGTCATATCGGCGACAGGCCCAAGGGCCTGATTCTCACCCTGGCGGTGAACTGGCTGATCAAGCCGTTCACCATGGCGGCGCTTGGCGTGCTGTTCTTCGAGTATGTCTTCGCCGATCTGATCGCGCCCGCCGATGCCCAGCAATATCTGGCGGGGCTGATCCTGCTGGGCGCCGCGCCGTGCACGGCGATGGTGTTCGTATGGTCGCAGCTGACGCGGGGCGATCCGACCTACACGCTCGTGCAGGTCTCGGTGAACGACGTGGTGATGATCTTCGCCTTCGCGCCGATCGTCGCGTTGCTGCTCGGCGTCACCGACCTGATCGTGCCGTGGGAAACCCTGCTGCTTTCGGTCGGGCTTTACATCATCGTGCCGCTCGCCGCAGGAGCCCTGACGCGTCGCTGGCTGCTCGGCCATGCCCCGGCGAGCGACGAAGAAACCGCGGTCGGCCGCTTCACGGCGGCGGTGAAGCCGTTCTCGGTCATCGGGCTGCTGGCCACGGTGGTGCTGCTGTTCGGCTTTCAGGGACAGGTGATCATCGACCGGCCGCTGGTGATCGCGCTGATCGCCGTTCCCCTGCTGATCCAGTCCTATGGCATTTTCGCGCTGACCTACGCGGCGGCCTATGCGTGGCGGGTGCCGTTCAACATCGCGGCGCCCTGCGCCCTGATTGGCACGTCGAATTTCTTCGAACTCGCCGTCGCCGTGGCGATCAGCCTGTTCGGCCTGCAGTCGGGCGCGGCGCTCGCGACGGTGGTGGGGGTGCTGGTTGAAGTGCCCGTCATGCTCTCGCTGGTCGCCTTCGCCAACCGGACCAGGGGCCGGTATCAGGCGCGGCGCGCGTCCACTTCCTGA
- a CDS encoding DUF4345 domain-containing protein, translating into MSRRGLQAAVGVLACIPVTVGLMGVVQGPGEVMPGEDWPVNLDSHYRFLSGIFLAIGLTFWWCVPAIERRTAAFRMLCLLIFTGGLGRGLSLVLAGPPVTEHLIGLGFELVLVPVLAWWQGRVAAASA; encoded by the coding sequence ATGAGCCGGCGGGGGCTGCAGGCCGCCGTCGGCGTCCTTGCCTGCATTCCGGTGACGGTCGGGCTGATGGGCGTCGTGCAGGGTCCCGGCGAGGTGATGCCGGGCGAGGACTGGCCGGTCAATCTGGACAGCCATTACCGGTTCCTGTCCGGCATTTTCCTCGCCATCGGGCTGACGTTCTGGTGGTGCGTACCCGCCATCGAGCGCAGAACGGCGGCGTTCCGCATGCTGTGCCTGCTGATCTTCACCGGCGGCCTGGGGCGCGGCCTGTCGCTGGTGCTGGCCGGCCCGCCGGTGACGGAGCACCTGATCGGCCTGGGATTCGAGTTGGTGCTGGTGCCGGTGCTCGCCTGGTGGCAGGGCCGCGTGGCCGCCGCGTCGGCGTGA
- the corA gene encoding magnesium/cobalt transporter CorA, with product MPPDAPVSPVGPGAPAHERSRKARRRLRRDRRRSLGQPAGTVIADPAAAPTHIQAIWYDERQFHEQSHLDVPALRQLQKHSDVLWIDVAGLADTAAIKAIGESFGLHRLTLEDIVNLHQRPKVEVFDHYVFIVMKMLDATETGLTEQMSIIVGQDFLITFQERPGDCFDPTRARLRRDGGQLRGQGPDALAHALIDAVIDNFFPLLERYGEAIEDLEDAVVSAPAPALIERLHGIKRDLLEVRRSVWPTRELLNALIRDENPLIRDATKVYLRDCYDHAIQLMDIVETYREIASGLLDVYLSSMSAKLNEVMKILTIIATIFIPLSFFAGVWGMNFELMPELKWRYGYPAALGFMAIVAGLLVWFFKRRGWLEWERPANRPDP from the coding sequence ATGCCACCGGATGCTCCAGTTTCCCCCGTCGGCCCCGGCGCGCCGGCGCATGAGAGATCCCGCAAGGCGCGCCGGCGCCTGCGCCGGGACCGCCGCCGCTCGCTTGGCCAGCCCGCCGGCACCGTCATCGCCGATCCCGCCGCCGCGCCGACCCACATCCAGGCCATCTGGTACGACGAGCGCCAGTTCCACGAACAGTCTCATCTGGATGTGCCGGCGCTGCGCCAGCTTCAGAAGCACAGCGACGTGCTCTGGATCGATGTCGCCGGTCTGGCCGATACCGCCGCGATCAAGGCGATCGGCGAAAGCTTCGGCCTGCACCGCCTCACGCTCGAGGATATCGTCAATTTGCACCAGCGGCCGAAGGTGGAAGTCTTCGACCATTACGTGTTCATCGTCATGAAGATGCTCGACGCCACCGAAACCGGTCTGACCGAGCAGATGTCCATCATCGTCGGCCAGGATTTCCTGATCACCTTCCAGGAACGCCCCGGAGACTGCTTCGATCCCACCCGCGCCCGGCTTCGCCGCGACGGCGGCCAGTTGCGCGGGCAGGGGCCGGACGCGCTGGCCCATGCGCTGATCGACGCGGTGATCGACAATTTCTTTCCGCTGCTCGAGCGCTATGGCGAGGCGATCGAGGATCTGGAGGACGCGGTGGTCAGCGCGCCCGCCCCGGCGCTGATCGAACGCCTGCACGGCATCAAGCGGGATCTGCTGGAGGTGCGCCGCTCGGTCTGGCCGACGCGCGAGCTGCTCAACGCCCTGATCCGCGACGAAAATCCGCTGATCCGCGACGCCACCAAGGTCTATCTGCGCGACTGCTACGATCATGCGATCCAGCTCATGGACATCGTCGAGACCTATCGCGAGATCGCCTCGGGTCTGCTGGACGTCTACCTGTCCAGCATGAGCGCCAAGCTGAACGAGGTCATGAAGATCCTGACCATCATCGCGACCATCTTCATTCCGCTCAGCTTCTTCGCCGGCGTCTGGGGCATGAACTTCGAGCTCATGCCCGAGTTGAAATGGCGCTACGGCTATCCCGCCGCGCTCGGCTTCATGGCCATCGTGGCCGGCCTGCTGGTGTGGTTCTTCAAGCGCCGCGGCTGGCTGGAATGGGAACGGCCCGCAAATCGGCCGGATCCCTGA
- a CDS encoding aldo/keto reductase: MQYRRLGRSAIYVSDICMGTMTFGSQADEKTAFRALDMSLDAGINFFDTAENYPVPPDPKWAGQTEEIFGRWMKTKNRDAIILATKVCGPSHGWIKGAMRAGMTALDRHNITRAIDASLKRLDTDYVDLYQTHWPDHGTPYDETMQVLDELVKAGKVRIVGCSNETTWGLMKSLAASERHGTVRHQTIQNNFSLNNRRFEDELAAACRHEGVSLIPYSPIGAGVLAGKYNDGARPDNARFTKYLAMGGRQAAMARRFVNDKTIESTKRYMEIAAEAGLSPVTMAVAWSKQHDFVASTIVGVTREDQMDEILAAADMVLADDVMKAIDQVSKEILYPMG, from the coding sequence ATGCAGTACCGACGCCTTGGCCGCAGCGCCATCTATGTTTCCGATATCTGCATGGGGACCATGACCTTCGGCTCGCAGGCCGATGAAAAGACCGCCTTCCGCGCGCTCGACATGTCGCTGGACGCGGGGATCAACTTCTTCGACACGGCCGAGAACTATCCCGTGCCGCCCGATCCCAAATGGGCCGGGCAGACCGAGGAAATCTTCGGCCGCTGGATGAAGACCAAGAACCGCGACGCGATCATCCTGGCGACCAAGGTGTGCGGCCCCAGCCATGGCTGGATCAAGGGCGCGATGCGCGCCGGCATGACGGCGCTGGACCGCCACAACATCACCCGCGCGATCGACGCGAGCCTGAAGCGGCTGGATACGGATTATGTCGATCTGTACCAGACCCACTGGCCGGATCATGGCACGCCCTATGACGAGACCATGCAGGTGCTCGACGAGCTGGTGAAGGCGGGCAAGGTCCGCATCGTCGGCTGCAGCAACGAGACGACCTGGGGCCTGATGAAGAGCCTCGCCGCCTCGGAACGGCACGGCACGGTGCGCCACCAGACCATCCAGAACAATTTCAGCCTGAACAACCGCCGGTTCGAGGACGAGCTGGCCGCCGCGTGCCGGCACGAAGGCGTCAGCCTGATCCCCTATTCGCCCATCGGCGCCGGCGTGCTGGCGGGCAAGTACAATGATGGCGCGCGGCCGGACAATGCCCGCTTCACCAAATATCTGGCCATGGGCGGCCGGCAGGCCGCGATGGCGCGCCGTTTCGTCAACGACAAGACCATCGAGAGCACCAAGCGCTACATGGAAATCGCCGCAGAGGCCGGCCTGTCGCCGGTGACCATGGCGGTGGCCTGGAGCAAGCAGCACGACTTCGTCGCCTCGACCATCGTCGGCGTGACCCGCGAGGACCAGATGGATGAGATCCTGGCCGCCGCGGACATGGTGCTGGCCGATGACGTGATGAAGGCCATCGATCAGGTGTCGAAGGAGATCCTCTATCCGATGGGATAG
- a CDS encoding peptidoglycan DD-metalloendopeptidase family protein, producing the protein MTNENNPVDNMKPRRRMSLGQRMGSPGWLFKTTAIVTLLGSALGLAAYINSTASDSYNAAMGEKVPSPYSLVASLGPDSSSGQPGLSLTAPIFDRDAPQVSAAEDEEETSPVKQAKVMRGDTLAGVLVKAGVELADAHSAITALSEHFNMRRLREGQEIELTFSPESEPTLQTIRLQPDVERAVTVERQNDGSFASTVQAIELAPHSTRAGGRISDSLYMAMQKAGVPHNVISEFIRVYSWDVDFQREIQPGDTFEIFFERFEDDAGQMVKTGPLLYAGLTLSGKPHSLYLYTPSDDKNPDYFDEKGHSVRKALLKTPIDGARLTSGFGKRHHPILGYTKMHKGLDFGASKGTPIHAAGDGVIEKAGMNGAYGNYVRVKHNGQFSTAYAHMSGYGKGIKAGARVRQGDVIGYVGTTGRSTGPHLHYEVLNKGKQVDPRGLKMPTGRQLDGPQLMAFKKSVQDLSVQIAAIPMATTLASNQ; encoded by the coding sequence ATGACCAACGAAAACAACCCGGTAGACAACATGAAACCGCGTCGGCGCATGAGTTTGGGCCAGCGCATGGGCTCGCCGGGCTGGTTGTTCAAGACCACCGCCATCGTCACGCTGCTCGGCAGCGCTCTCGGTCTCGCCGCCTACATCAACAGCACGGCCAGCGATTCGTACAACGCGGCCATGGGCGAGAAAGTTCCCTCGCCCTATTCGCTCGTGGCGTCGCTGGGACCGGACTCCAGCAGCGGGCAGCCCGGGCTCAGCCTCACGGCGCCCATTTTCGATCGTGACGCGCCGCAGGTCAGCGCCGCCGAGGACGAGGAAGAAACCTCGCCGGTGAAGCAGGCCAAGGTGATGCGTGGCGACACGCTGGCCGGCGTGCTGGTGAAGGCCGGCGTCGAGCTGGCCGACGCGCACAGCGCCATCACGGCACTGTCCGAACACTTCAACATGCGCCGCCTGCGCGAGGGCCAGGAAATCGAGCTGACCTTCAGCCCGGAGAGCGAGCCGACGCTGCAGACGATCCGCCTGCAGCCGGACGTGGAACGCGCCGTGACCGTCGAGCGCCAGAATGACGGCTCGTTCGCCAGCACCGTCCAGGCCATCGAGCTGGCGCCGCACAGCACCCGCGCCGGCGGCCGGATTTCCGACAGCCTCTACATGGCCATGCAGAAGGCCGGCGTGCCGCACAACGTGATCTCGGAGTTCATCCGGGTCTATAGCTGGGACGTGGATTTCCAGCGCGAAATCCAGCCGGGCGACACGTTCGAGATCTTCTTCGAGCGCTTCGAGGACGATGCCGGGCAGATGGTCAAGACCGGCCCGCTGCTCTATGCCGGCCTCACCCTCAGCGGCAAGCCGCACAGCCTGTACCTCTACACGCCGAGCGACGACAAGAATCCGGACTATTTCGACGAGAAGGGACACAGCGTGCGCAAGGCGCTGCTGAAGACGCCGATCGACGGCGCGCGCCTGACCTCGGGCTTCGGCAAGCGGCATCATCCGATCCTCGGCTATACCAAGATGCACAAGGGCCTGGATTTCGGCGCGTCCAAGGGCACGCCGATCCATGCGGCCGGTGACGGCGTCATCGAGAAAGCCGGCATGAACGGCGCCTATGGCAACTATGTCCGCGTCAAGCACAATGGCCAGTTTTCCACCGCCTACGCGCATATGAGCGGTTATGGCAAGGGCATCAAGGCCGGTGCCCGCGTGCGCCAGGGCGATGTCATCGGCTATGTGGGCACCACCGGCCGCTCCACCGGCCCGCACCTGCATTACGAAGTGCTCAACAAGGGCAAGCAGGTCGATCCGCGCGGCCTGAAGATGCCGACCGGCCGGCAGCTGGACGGCCCGCAGCTGATGGCGTTCAAGAAGTCCGTGCAGGACCTGAGCGTGCAGATCGCCGCCATTCCCATGGCCACCACCCTGGCGAGCAACCAGTAA
- a CDS encoding metalloregulator ArsR/SmtB family transcription factor, which yields MKDAVQTLAALAQESRLRVFRLLITQGPDGMAAGDIARELDIPPSTLSTHLSVLSNAGLVSSTRHSRSIVYMIDVEATRRLLAFLLEDCCRGQPEICAPLLDNLLSSCCEPTTSNCSVPPVKGTVQ from the coding sequence ATGAAAGACGCCGTCCAGACACTCGCCGCCCTGGCCCAGGAGAGCCGGCTCAGGGTTTTCAGACTGCTGATCACGCAGGGGCCGGACGGCATGGCGGCGGGCGACATCGCGCGGGAGCTCGATATTCCGCCGAGCACGCTGTCGACCCACCTGTCCGTGCTCAGCAATGCCGGGCTGGTTTCTTCGACCCGGCATAGCCGATCGATCGTCTACATGATCGATGTGGAGGCCACCCGTCGACTCCTCGCCTTTCTGCTGGAGGATTGCTGCCGGGGGCAGCCGGAGATCTGCGCGCCGCTGCTCGACAATCTGCTGTCGTCCTGCTGTGAACCGACCACGTCCAATTGTTCCGTCCCGCCCGTCAAAGGAACCGTTCAATGA
- a CDS encoding DUF2062 domain-containing protein, which yields MKKRIQRYLPDAERLRSSRWLRWLGPALHHRRLWHLSRRGVALGVAIGMFFGLLIPFGQIAAAAVLALALRANLPAAVAATLVSNPLTFAPFYYLAYRIGAALTGHPPVPDGALPPLPEVDGVLAWLGAWWQHVRGLGKPLIVGLAVMSVTGSVLSYALISGTWRLATVLAWRRRGQRGGTPPPPKT from the coding sequence ATGAAGAAGCGGATCCAGCGCTATCTCCCGGATGCCGAGCGGCTTCGCTCCAGCCGCTGGTTGCGCTGGCTCGGGCCGGCGCTGCACCATCGCCGGCTGTGGCACCTGTCGCGGCGCGGGGTGGCCCTGGGCGTAGCCATCGGGATGTTCTTCGGCCTGTTGATTCCGTTCGGGCAGATCGCGGCGGCGGCGGTCCTGGCGCTGGCGCTGCGGGCGAACCTGCCCGCGGCCGTGGCCGCGACGTTGGTCAGCAATCCGCTGACCTTCGCCCCGTTCTATTATCTCGCCTACCGGATCGGCGCCGCCCTGACCGGTCATCCGCCCGTGCCCGACGGGGCCCTGCCGCCTCTGCCCGAGGTCGACGGCGTGCTGGCATGGCTCGGCGCGTGGTGGCAGCATGTTCGCGGCCTGGGCAAGCCGCTCATCGTCGGGCTCGCGGTCATGTCGGTGACGGGAAGCGTCCTGAGCTATGCTCTCATTTCCGGCACGTGGCGCCTGGCGACGGTGCTGGCCTGGCGGCGGCGCGGCCAGCGCGGGGGAACGCCGCCGCCGCCGAAAACGTAG
- a CDS encoding ArsI/CadI family heavy metal resistance metalloenzyme: MKRLHINLAVGDLDQSVRFYSALFAAEPAVIKHDYAKWMLEDPRVNFAITTRGERKGIDHLGIQAENPDELRDVYGRLKNAGRPLLEQGETTCCYARSEKTWVHDPDGVAWETFLTTGESPVYGEDVDTASLAAPGACCSPSPAAAKPVPSACC; this comes from the coding sequence ATGAAGCGCCTGCACATCAATCTCGCCGTCGGCGACCTGGACCAGTCGGTCAGGTTCTACTCGGCGCTGTTCGCCGCCGAACCGGCGGTGATCAAGCATGACTACGCCAAATGGATGCTCGAGGACCCGAGGGTCAACTTCGCGATCACCACCCGTGGCGAGCGCAAGGGCATCGATCATCTCGGCATCCAGGCGGAGAACCCCGACGAACTGCGCGACGTGTACGGCCGCCTGAAGAATGCCGGGCGACCGCTGCTGGAGCAGGGTGAAACCACCTGCTGCTACGCCAGATCGGAGAAAACCTGGGTACACGACCCCGATGGCGTCGCCTGGGAGACATTTCTGACCACCGGAGAGAGCCCGGTCTATGGCGAGGATGTCGACACCGCGAGCCTGGCGGCGCCGGGCGCCTGCTGCTCTCCGTCACCGGCCGCCGCCAAACCCGTCCCATCGGCCTGTTGCTGA